The [Bacillus] selenitireducens MLS10 genome includes a region encoding these proteins:
- a CDS encoding class I SAM-dependent methyltransferase, which yields MFEVRRFLQARKWMKSNESFLKTWHAHVGYKLNLFRLFESGERVHQIAERYNWDEELLQNWVDVGLQVGHLDKTLTGKIKSKKKLVRFATVDSGESAGILLREMMELHIPTLLEYPDLIQNRHKRVYRDEAFGQVVAETSTLLEKAALPPIMKLIGQEKPASVLDLGCGFGGYLKKINQSYQGTSLIGVEKNPDVYEYARCGLPEHVHLYNEDLETFLQSGQSPVDMVMVHNLLYYFPVSSRSRLMQEIAGMTNSGGKITIITPVKGETAGGMFTSAFNAFMTAHDNLYPLPDMTELKVLAKDAGLDFTSVKPIIREGGWFLVILTKK from the coding sequence ATGTTTGAAGTCAGGCGATTTCTGCAGGCGAGAAAGTGGATGAAGAGCAACGAGAGTTTTCTGAAAACCTGGCATGCCCACGTTGGATATAAGCTGAATCTGTTCAGGCTCTTTGAATCCGGTGAACGTGTGCACCAGATTGCGGAACGCTACAACTGGGATGAGGAGCTCCTTCAAAACTGGGTGGACGTCGGCCTTCAGGTCGGCCATCTTGATAAGACGCTTACAGGCAAAATCAAATCGAAGAAGAAGCTTGTCCGTTTTGCAACGGTGGACAGCGGGGAATCCGCAGGGATCCTGCTCAGGGAAATGATGGAGCTTCATATTCCCACACTCCTTGAATACCCGGATCTGATACAAAACCGTCATAAACGTGTATATCGGGACGAAGCATTCGGTCAGGTCGTCGCAGAGACCTCGACACTCCTTGAGAAAGCGGCACTGCCTCCGATTATGAAACTGATCGGACAGGAAAAGCCGGCTTCTGTTCTTGATCTTGGCTGCGGTTTTGGGGGGTATCTGAAAAAAATCAATCAGTCTTATCAAGGTACCTCACTGATCGGGGTTGAGAAAAACCCGGATGTATACGAATATGCCCGCTGTGGATTACCTGAGCATGTTCATCTGTATAATGAAGATCTTGAGACATTTCTTCAAAGTGGACAAAGCCCGGTCGACATGGTGATGGTTCACAACCTGCTCTACTATTTTCCGGTTTCTTCAAGGAGCCGGCTTATGCAGGAAATCGCCGGCATGACGAATTCCGGAGGTAAAATTACGATTATTACGCCTGTGAAAGGAGAAACTGCGGGTGGTATGTTTACGTCCGCGTTTAATGCATTTATGACCGCTCATGACAATCTGTATCCTCTTCCTGACATGACGGAGCTGAAAGTATTGGCGAAAGATGCCGGATTGGACTTCACTTCAGTGAAACCGATCATACGCGAAGGGGGATGGTTTCTCGTCATTCTTACAAAAAAATAA
- a CDS encoding aldehyde ferredoxin oxidoreductase family protein has protein sequence MNLGGYKNHEAWVNLTDGKVEYRELNEENVRKYVGARGLGVKYMVDHGIYDVEPYSPENMLAVMTGPLTGTRIHMSGRLCTVTRSPLTNTVTDSHMGGWTAARLKWAGFDNLIFTGKSDKPVYLYVEDGKAELRDAGDLWGKGVHATVKELEERYGSKDTSIMTIGQGGENLVNYAGWMNEDDRASGRGGTGAVAGSKKLKAIVIKGAQKGNMPKAANEDDYKVAVKAGLKAINEGALTAPNKGGLSVYGTNVLMNIINESGALPTNNSMTTVSEHAEGVSGETIREEILVGEPTCHACPVACKKEVEVADGKYKVKMESFEFESAWALGPNCGTGNKEAVAYIIDRCNDYGIDTIDLGHVFSVTMEAYDKGLIDEGIEWGDVDTMIEWIEKIVKREGMGDILAQGPGPTAEKFGNKGLAMVVKNQGIPAYDPRGIQGIGLGYATSNRGACHLRGYTVSAEIAGLPEPVDRLEVKGKGELLKVFQDLHAFSDSLDLCKFSAFSENADLYAQQYSAVVGIPLTGDDIMEIGERVYNIERYFNNKAGFDGKDDRLPDRFLKEKASGNSEGSVSHLDEMLAEYYAARGWKDGVVTEEKKKQMQI, from the coding sequence ATGAATTTAGGCGGTTATAAGAATCATGAAGCCTGGGTTAATCTCACAGATGGCAAAGTCGAGTATCGTGAACTGAATGAGGAGAATGTCAGAAAGTACGTTGGCGCACGGGGACTTGGTGTCAAGTATATGGTGGATCATGGCATTTACGATGTGGAACCTTATTCACCGGAGAATATGCTTGCTGTCATGACAGGACCATTGACTGGTACACGTATTCATATGAGCGGACGTTTATGTACGGTCACCCGTTCCCCTCTGACAAATACGGTAACAGATTCCCATATGGGAGGCTGGACAGCTGCCCGTTTAAAGTGGGCGGGTTTTGACAATCTCATTTTTACTGGTAAGAGCGATAAGCCGGTCTACTTATACGTGGAAGATGGTAAGGCGGAACTCCGTGATGCCGGTGATCTTTGGGGAAAAGGCGTGCACGCGACGGTTAAAGAACTTGAAGAACGCTACGGAAGCAAAGATACTAGTATCATGACCATCGGTCAGGGCGGGGAGAACCTCGTTAATTATGCCGGTTGGATGAATGAAGATGACCGGGCATCCGGTCGTGGCGGAACCGGCGCAGTTGCGGGATCGAAGAAGCTGAAAGCGATTGTGATCAAAGGGGCTCAAAAAGGCAATATGCCAAAAGCGGCGAATGAAGATGATTACAAAGTGGCGGTAAAAGCGGGCTTAAAAGCCATTAATGAAGGCGCACTAACCGCTCCGAACAAGGGTGGTCTTTCCGTATATGGAACGAACGTCCTCATGAATATCATCAATGAGTCAGGCGCTCTGCCGACAAACAACTCGATGACAACCGTATCTGAACATGCAGAAGGTGTCAGTGGTGAAACCATCCGCGAAGAGATTCTCGTCGGTGAACCGACCTGTCACGCTTGTCCGGTTGCCTGTAAGAAAGAAGTTGAAGTGGCGGACGGTAAGTATAAAGTGAAGATGGAAAGCTTTGAGTTTGAATCTGCATGGGCTCTTGGTCCAAACTGTGGAACCGGTAACAAAGAAGCGGTTGCTTATATAATTGACCGCTGTAATGATTACGGTATCGACACCATTGATTTGGGTCACGTCTTCTCTGTTACGATGGAAGCTTATGATAAAGGTCTCATCGATGAAGGGATCGAATGGGGCGACGTTGATACAATGATTGAATGGATTGAAAAGATCGTCAAGCGTGAAGGCATGGGTGACATCCTTGCACAGGGACCTGGACCGACTGCAGAGAAATTCGGTAACAAGGGACTTGCTATGGTAGTGAAAAACCAGGGAATTCCGGCTTATGATCCACGTGGTATTCAGGGAATCGGACTTGGCTATGCGACAAGTAACCGTGGTGCATGTCACCTGCGCGGGTACACCGTATCTGCCGAAATTGCAGGCCTGCCTGAACCGGTAGACCGGCTGGAAGTCAAAGGGAAAGGTGAGCTCCTGAAAGTATTCCAGGATCTTCATGCCTTCTCTGATTCCCTTGATCTTTGTAAATTCTCTGCGTTCTCAGAAAATGCGGACCTCTATGCGCAGCAGTACAGCGCAGTTGTCGGTATTCCTTTAACCGGCGATGACATTATGGAGATCGGAGAACGCGTATACAACATCGAGCGGTATTTCAATAATAAAGCAGGCTTCGACGGCAAAGATGACAGATTGCCGGATCGGTTCCTGAAGGAAAAAGCATCCGGGAACTCCGAAGGCTCTGTTTCTCATCTCGATGAAATGCTTGCGGAGTATTATGCAGCAAGAGGTTGGAAAGACGGCGTCGTTACCGAAGAAAAGAAAAAGCAAATGCAAATCTGA
- a CDS encoding phytoene desaturase family protein — protein MKTAIIGGGIGGIITALYRVQRGEEVTIYEKQSKLGGRLGFVEQSGFKVDEGPTIVLLPQMIRDILEEVGVEPDVVDMQQVDPVYPLHFKDGTSFYKYSDKKKQIDEISRLFPGEEDAFLSYMSDMKDRYEKGKAAFLDRDFVKKNAFWSRSNLKTLMKLRAYQTVKQQTKKYFKHDKLQESFALQTLYIGGSPESTPAIYSLVPFSEHEHGIWYIKGGYAKLAEVLTDILIERGVTIHCDTEVEKIYFEGDTAVSLETGNGMVLFDRFILNGDFPVAEKLVNGDTPSRQYTPSAGCVLMYFGLNEPLDVQDVHQFYMGENLDEQMKEIFDKHKLPEDPSFYVFNPSIIDDSLAPKGKSVAYVLIPVPSASYVSEDAFQSFAERMYGELEKRVDARLKEKTEWMKIRTPYDSMREGLFDGGSFGLAPTLFQSGVFRPQVQPFKYNNVYAVGASVHPGGGVPIVMQGAKVLSSYLDRQGAEDKAGHM, from the coding sequence ATGAAAACAGCGATCATCGGCGGCGGTATTGGAGGGATCATCACGGCTCTTTACCGGGTGCAGCGCGGTGAAGAAGTGACCATCTACGAGAAGCAGTCAAAACTTGGAGGGCGCCTTGGCTTTGTGGAGCAGTCGGGCTTTAAAGTGGACGAAGGCCCGACGATTGTGCTGTTGCCGCAAATGATCCGTGATATTCTTGAAGAGGTTGGGGTTGAACCTGACGTTGTCGATATGCAACAGGTGGATCCTGTATATCCCCTCCACTTCAAAGACGGGACAAGCTTTTATAAATACAGCGACAAGAAAAAACAGATCGACGAAATTTCCCGACTGTTTCCTGGGGAGGAAGACGCTTTCCTCTCATACATGTCTGATATGAAAGACCGCTATGAGAAGGGAAAGGCAGCATTTCTCGACAGGGATTTCGTGAAGAAAAATGCGTTCTGGTCGAGAAGCAATTTAAAAACACTCATGAAACTGAGGGCTTATCAGACGGTAAAGCAACAGACAAAAAAGTATTTCAAGCATGATAAATTACAGGAATCCTTTGCACTCCAAACCCTCTACATCGGGGGCTCGCCGGAATCGACCCCGGCCATCTATTCACTTGTTCCCTTCAGTGAACATGAGCATGGCATCTGGTATATCAAAGGCGGCTATGCGAAACTCGCCGAGGTACTGACAGACATCCTGATTGAACGGGGTGTTACGATCCATTGTGATACTGAAGTGGAAAAGATTTATTTTGAGGGAGACACGGCCGTCTCGCTAGAAACCGGTAACGGTATGGTCCTCTTTGACCGTTTTATTTTAAACGGTGATTTTCCGGTCGCAGAAAAGCTGGTTAATGGAGATACACCGTCCAGGCAATATACGCCTTCAGCGGGCTGCGTGCTGATGTATTTCGGTTTGAATGAACCGCTCGATGTCCAGGACGTTCACCAGTTTTACATGGGAGAAAATCTCGATGAACAGATGAAAGAAATCTTCGATAAACATAAACTGCCCGAGGATCCGTCATTTTATGTGTTTAATCCTTCGATCATTGATGATAGCCTCGCTCCGAAAGGCAAAAGTGTGGCCTATGTACTGATTCCGGTTCCGTCGGCTTCTTATGTGTCTGAAGACGCGTTTCAATCGTTTGCAGAACGGATGTATGGCGAGTTGGAAAAACGTGTTGACGCCCGGTTGAAAGAAAAAACGGAGTGGATGAAAATCCGTACCCCATACGACAGCATGAGAGAAGGACTTTTTGACGGAGGCAGCTTCGGTCTCGCGCCGACACTTTTCCAATCCGGCGTATTCAGACCACAGGTACAGCCTTTTAAATACAACAATGTATATGCAGTGGGGGCATCCGTTCATCCTGGAGGCGGGGTGCCGATTGTTATGCAGGGGGCAAAGGTTTTATCTTCGTATCTTGATCGCCAGGGGGCGGAAGACAAAGCTGGTCACATGTGA
- a CDS encoding phytoene desaturase family protein: MKKQTIAIIGAGPGGLAAGMLLASRGFDVQVFEKQSYIGGRTSSFTERGYTFDLGPTFFSMPHILEEVFEAAGRSLHDYVTLTELEPMYSLVFHDTTVRASRDPETMKKEIAHHFPGNEEHYDRFMSDTRKKMNALTPVLQKKHDRLTDYLAPRSLKAVPELELGKSLYDVLSSYFDDERLKLSFTFQSKYLGMSPWECPGAFSILSYMEHEWGVFHPKGGLNQLTKAMAKVIEEHGGKIHLNKGVKKLLIDESKKVHGLILDSEETLKADHVVMNADFAKGMEMLIDNKMRKSHKDETLKKKKYSCSTFMIYAGIDMPVNLDHHTILFSDNYKKNVEEITKSKILSDDPSIYIQNASVSDPTVAPAGKSALYILAPVPNNFSEIDWEKEKESFRKLVWDQIAEKTGIDDLQAHIEFEEVLTPDDWENEKYVYKGATFNLAHNLGQMMFFRPHNQYEEFDGLWLVGGGTHPGSGLPTIFESGRITANLIADSYKQKKGVSV; encoded by the coding sequence GTGAAAAAACAAACGATTGCAATAATAGGAGCCGGGCCTGGCGGACTTGCAGCCGGCATGCTGCTTGCTTCAAGAGGTTTTGATGTTCAGGTGTTCGAGAAACAGTCGTACATAGGAGGACGGACGTCATCCTTTACCGAACGGGGATACACATTTGACCTGGGCCCCACATTCTTCAGCATGCCTCATATACTTGAAGAGGTCTTTGAGGCAGCGGGGCGCAGCCTGCATGACTATGTAACATTGACAGAGCTTGAGCCGATGTATTCTTTGGTCTTTCATGACACTACTGTCAGGGCGTCGCGAGACCCGGAAACCATGAAAAAAGAAATCGCGCACCATTTTCCTGGAAATGAAGAGCATTACGATCGATTCATGTCGGATACACGGAAAAAAATGAATGCATTGACCCCTGTATTGCAGAAAAAACACGACCGCCTGACCGACTATCTCGCTCCAAGAAGTCTGAAGGCTGTTCCGGAGCTTGAACTCGGTAAAAGTCTCTACGACGTCCTCAGTTCCTATTTTGATGATGAGCGGCTGAAGCTCTCTTTCACTTTCCAGTCCAAGTACCTTGGAATGTCACCGTGGGAGTGTCCGGGCGCATTCAGTATTCTCTCGTATATGGAACATGAATGGGGCGTGTTTCACCCGAAAGGCGGTCTCAATCAACTGACAAAAGCCATGGCAAAAGTGATTGAAGAGCATGGTGGGAAGATCCATCTGAATAAAGGTGTGAAAAAACTGCTGATCGATGAGTCGAAAAAAGTACATGGTCTGATCCTTGATTCAGAAGAGACGCTGAAAGCCGATCACGTAGTGATGAATGCAGACTTCGCGAAAGGCATGGAGATGCTGATTGATAACAAGATGAGAAAATCTCACAAGGATGAAACGCTGAAGAAGAAAAAGTATTCCTGCTCCACATTTATGATATATGCAGGAATCGATATGCCGGTCAATCTCGATCACCATACGATCCTGTTCTCCGACAATTACAAGAAAAATGTGGAAGAGATCACTAAGAGCAAAATTCTCTCCGATGATCCTTCGATTTATATTCAAAACGCGTCCGTGTCCGATCCTACTGTTGCTCCTGCCGGTAAATCGGCATTGTATATTCTGGCGCCGGTACCGAACAATTTTTCGGAGATTGACTGGGAAAAAGAAAAAGAATCTTTCCGAAAACTGGTTTGGGACCAAATTGCCGAGAAAACGGGCATTGACGACTTACAAGCACATATCGAATTTGAAGAAGTGCTGACACCGGACGACTGGGAAAATGAGAAGTATGTGTACAAAGGCGCAACTTTTAATCTGGCGCATAATCTGGGTCAAATGATGTTCTTCCGTCCTCACAATCAATATGAGGAATTTGACGGATTATGGCTGGTTGGCGGCGGAACTCACCCCGGCAGCGGGCTCCCGACCATTTTTGAATCCGGGAGAATTACAGCTAATCTGATCGCAGATTCCTATAAACAGAAAAAGGGTGTGAGTGTATGA
- a CDS encoding SDR family NAD(P)-dependent oxidoreductase, which produces MKQTLTGERVLITGASGGIGREMAISIAAKGGIPVLTARSEDKLRDLADVIYEQFGIRAPVYRLDVADQDEVDRVIAAIYQNEGAITTLINNAGYAIFDYIEEMRMEDARGMFDTNVLGTIACTKAVLPRMRKQRYGSIIFVASLAGKIATPKASAYSASKHAVIGFANAIRMETMGEPISVSTVNPGPIETDFFVRADKTGTYKENVRSFMLDAGYVAERTVRLILKPKREIEMPFLLSKAAKLYQLFPRLAERIAGKQMSRK; this is translated from the coding sequence TTGAAACAGACACTGACAGGCGAACGGGTTTTGATCACAGGCGCTTCGGGAGGCATCGGACGTGAAATGGCGATCTCCATTGCGGCAAAGGGCGGTATTCCTGTTTTGACCGCACGTTCAGAGGACAAACTCAGGGATCTTGCCGATGTTATCTATGAACAGTTTGGGATCAGGGCGCCGGTATACAGACTCGATGTTGCCGATCAGGATGAGGTGGACAGGGTGATTGCAGCCATTTATCAGAATGAGGGTGCGATCACGACACTGATCAACAATGCGGGCTATGCGATTTTTGATTACATTGAAGAGATGCGCATGGAAGATGCGAGAGGGATGTTTGACACGAATGTACTTGGCACCATCGCCTGCACAAAGGCGGTTTTGCCTCGCATGCGAAAACAGCGCTACGGTTCCATTATTTTTGTGGCATCCCTCGCAGGAAAAATTGCCACTCCGAAAGCCAGTGCGTATTCAGCGAGTAAACATGCTGTGATTGGTTTCGCCAATGCCATCCGGATGGAAACCATGGGCGAGCCGATTTCAGTAAGCACTGTCAACCCTGGACCCATTGAGACTGATTTCTTTGTCCGTGCTGATAAGACAGGGACCTATAAAGAAAATGTACGCTCGTTCATGCTTGATGCGGGGTATGTGGCAGAACGCACGGTCAGGTTAATTCTGAAACCGAAACGGGAGATTGAGATGCCCTTTTTGTTAAGTAAAGCGGCAAAGCTTTATCAGCTGTTTCCGAGGCTTGCAGAACGTATTGCAGGAAAACAGATGAGTCGAAAATAA
- a CDS encoding low molecular weight protein-tyrosine-phosphatase codes for MIEVMFVCLGNICRSPMAEAIMKHKLKEKGLENQVRVTSSGTGNWHIGKRPHEGTLEILDMHGIDHEGMTGSQVKSEDFRTFDYLIALDSSNEANLLRIRPDDAKAKIIRLLSFSKQFNDHDVPDPYFTGNFREVYEMIDEAVERFILEITE; via the coding sequence ATGATTGAAGTCATGTTTGTCTGTCTGGGGAATATATGCCGTTCTCCCATGGCAGAAGCGATTATGAAGCATAAACTGAAAGAGAAGGGCTTGGAAAACCAGGTTCGTGTCACATCTTCAGGAACCGGGAACTGGCATATTGGCAAACGCCCTCATGAAGGCACGCTGGAGATTCTTGACATGCACGGGATTGATCATGAAGGGATGACTGGCAGCCAGGTGAAAAGTGAAGACTTCCGGACTTTTGACTATCTGATTGCTCTCGATTCATCGAACGAAGCTAATCTTTTAAGAATAAGGCCGGACGATGCAAAGGCAAAAATAATACGGTTATTGTCGTTTTCAAAACAGTTCAATGATCATGATGTTCCGGATCCTTATTTTACCGGAAATTTTCGTGAAGTGTACGAAATGATCGATGAAGCAGTGGAACGATTCATTCTCGAAATCACTGAATAG
- a CDS encoding ubiquitin-like small modifier protein 1: MMEKEFKVFATFREICGGKTVSIAYNENEPIDHLLDKLIERFPAMHEELFTEERQIRQHVHVFINGRNVIHLDGLETIVKPEDELALFPPVAGG, from the coding sequence ATGATGGAAAAAGAATTTAAAGTATTCGCTACATTCCGTGAAATCTGCGGTGGAAAAACCGTCTCCATTGCTTACAATGAGAATGAACCCATTGACCATCTGCTCGACAAACTGATTGAACGCTTTCCCGCTATGCATGAAGAGCTGTTCACTGAAGAGCGTCAAATCCGGCAACATGTTCATGTTTTCATCAACGGGAGAAATGTGATTCATCTCGACGGACTTGAGACAATTGTGAAACCGGAAGATGAGCTTGCCTTATTTCCTCCGGTTGCAGGGGGGTAA
- the proC gene encoding pyrroline-5-carboxylate reductase codes for MTTTISLIGAGSMAEALIAGWTNPANRGRYHHQIKVSNRSNDQRLNYMSHTYPVETTRDPERLIQQSDIIILACKPKDWQEALEPYQDYFTPEHTLISVMAGISTADFEAFFPFSLPVIRTIPNTSAVVNESMTPFAAGQHLTEEKLQAFRELFLDVGEIEQVDEQQMDAMTALTGTGPAYIYYLMESMEKAAVDEGVDPELARKLVSQTLLGAGIRVKSEDIPPKILYEQIMSPGGTTEAGFRVLEQKQVQPSIMACISAACTRSRELGSILSPSDTAPPSKTKPKHN; via the coding sequence ATGACAACAACCATCAGTCTGATCGGGGCCGGATCAATGGCCGAAGCATTGATCGCCGGCTGGACCAACCCCGCAAACAGGGGCCGGTATCACCACCAGATCAAGGTGAGCAACCGGTCAAACGACCAACGGCTGAACTACATGTCGCACACGTATCCGGTGGAAACAACCCGGGATCCTGAGCGACTCATTCAGCAAAGTGACATCATTATTCTTGCCTGTAAGCCGAAAGACTGGCAGGAAGCCCTTGAACCCTACCAGGACTATTTCACGCCTGAACACACACTCATATCCGTCATGGCGGGTATATCGACTGCGGATTTTGAGGCGTTTTTCCCTTTTTCACTCCCGGTCATCCGAACGATTCCAAATACGTCCGCAGTGGTGAATGAATCCATGACACCTTTTGCGGCAGGTCAACATCTGACTGAAGAAAAACTGCAAGCCTTCCGCGAACTGTTTCTCGACGTCGGCGAGATTGAACAGGTCGATGAACAACAGATGGATGCCATGACGGCACTTACGGGGACAGGACCCGCTTACATCTACTACCTGATGGAATCCATGGAGAAAGCCGCTGTCGATGAAGGCGTTGATCCGGAGCTTGCGAGAAAGCTTGTGTCTCAAACCCTCCTCGGTGCCGGTATCCGTGTAAAATCCGAGGATATTCCGCCCAAAATTCTCTATGAACAGATAATGAGCCCAGGCGGTACGACAGAGGCAGGCTTTCGTGTTCTCGAACAAAAGCAGGTCCAGCCTTCGATCATGGCATGTATCTCTGCAGCCTGCACCCGCTCAAGAGAGCTCGGGTCCATTCTGTCTCCGAGCGACACTGCGCCACCATCCAAGACGAAGCCCAAGCATAACTGA